Genomic window (Candidatus Binataceae bacterium):
CGCGCCGCCCGGTCGGCGGCCCGGGTTCCTCGACCTTGATGATGTCGGCGCCAAGGTCGCCGAGGATCATCGTGCAATGCGGTCCCGGGGCGAGTTTGGTCAGGTCGATAACCTTGATGCCGCTGAGCGGCGCGATTGAAGCCATGAGTGTACACTATCTCCTTACTTTGAGGCGCCGGAGCTTGGACAGCGTCCGCGTATGTGCCTTATACCACCGCCGCGCGCAACCGCGAGAGCCGCGCGTTGAGCGCGCGCAGCCCTTCGACCATGTGAATGCCGTACCAATGCAGGTCGCGCCCGCTGACGAGGAGCACGCGGCGTCCGAGCGCCGCAGGCAGCATCGCCTTCATTTCTTCGAGATCGTCCTGGCCGAATTCGTACGGCTCGTCCGGGAGCAGCACGATGTCCGGGCGATGCTCGACGGCCTCTTCGATCGTCACCCGCGGGTAGCGCTCGCCCGCGCTGGCGAAGACGTTGTTGAAGCCCATCATGCGCAACACGTCGTGCGCATAGGTGTCGGCGTTGAATGTCATCCAGGGCTTTTTCCAAATCGGACAGAAGACCCTGAGCCGGAGCTTGCTCCAGACGCCCAGCCCCGCTTCGATTCCGCTCACCGAGAGGGTGATTTCGCGCGCGAGCGCCGCCGCCTGCGCCTCGCGATCCAGCACGCGGCCGATACGCAGGATCGATTCGACCGCGCCCGGCACCGTGCGCGGGTACGTGGTCAGCACCTGCATCCCCTGCTCGCGCATACGCTCGATATCCTCGCGGCGGTTTTCCTCCGCGTTGGCGATCACAAGGTCGGGCTTGAGCTTGGCAATCTCGCGCAGCTTGGGATTCTTCGTTCCCCCCACCCTGGGAATCGCGGCAAGCGCTTCGGCCGGCTCGACGCAAAAGCGCGTTGCCCCAACCAGCATCTCGCCCGCGTCGAGCGCGAACAGCGTCTGCGTCCAGCTCGGCACCAGCGAGATCACGCGCCGTGGCGGGCGCTCGAGCGCGAGCCTAAGCCCGACGTCGTCGCTGAGTTGAAGCCATGATGCCATCCGCTTTCCGGTCCTGCCTACCTGCCGCTCCGCTCCCGCACAATCCGGTCGAGCGCACGGCGATCGGAGTCGGTCAGATTGCCGTCCGCGCCGTAGGCCGGATTCGGCTGCGGAGACTCCCCGCCGAGCGCAGGCGCGGGCGCCGCGGAGCGATGACTCAGAAAATGCATCGCACGCGGCGCCAGGACGCGCCGGGTGACGAAGCCGGCCGCAACCACGAGCAGCAGGAGAATGAGTACGAGGCTTGGCCGCCTGCGCCTGGCGCGCGACCGCCGCCGCCGCTTTGCCATCAGGAAATCCTGCGCGAACCGTCCAAGCGCCCCACCCCCGAAGCACCATCCGCCATCCGGTCCGCCGCCACCGCCGAACCGGGCATCGTTCGCACCTGCTGCGTGGCGCAAATCCTATCGCACCACGACGCCAAAAAGAACTTCTTCGGCAATTTCCTGTAACGTGCCCCGGCGCTGCCGCTTCATCCGGATCGGCCTTGCGAATCCGCTGACCCGCACAAAAACGCGGCGGGCGGTTCCCCTCGGGAGACCGCCCGCCGTTCTTTCATTCCTTTACCGATAATGCCGGAAACCATTTCGGATCTCCGGGTCGGGCTGGCTTGCGCAAGCCGCCCACAAGGGCGCTGTTGCTCATCCCTGCGGCTTGATCACCGTGTACATCGTCGCGCTGCCGCGCTGCACCAGGAGCAGGGTCGAGTTCTTTTCCTTTTTGGCCTGCTTGGCGGCTGAGAGGAAATCGTCGACGCTGTTGACTTTCGCGTGATTGACCTCAAGCACGATATCGCCCTGCTGGATTCCGGCGTCAGCCGCGGGACTGTCGGGCGTCACGCCGCGCACCACTACGCCCTTGGTGCTATTCAGGTTGAGCTGGTTGGCGATCTCCGGAGTAATAGATTGCACCTGGAGTCCCCAGTTGGAACCGGGCTCTTCGGTTTTGGCGCTCGCCAGCTGCTCTTCCTTCAGTTCGGCGACCTTCACCTGGATCGTGAGGTGCTTGCCGTTACGAATCAGTTCGACCGGGACGCTGTCGCCAATCGGCGTCTGCGCCACCAGCTCGGGCAGTTGATGCTCGTCTTGCACGGCCG
Coding sequences:
- a CDS encoding helical backbone metal receptor; translated protein: MASWLQLSDDVGLRLALERPPRRVISLVPSWTQTLFALDAGEMLVGATRFCVEPAEALAAIPRVGGTKNPKLREIAKLKPDLVIANAEENRREDIERMREQGMQVLTTYPRTVPGAVESILRIGRVLDREAQAAALAREITLSVSGIEAGLGVWSKLRLRVFCPIWKKPWMTFNADTYAHDVLRMMGFNNVFASAGERYPRVTIEEAVEHRPDIVLLPDEPYEFGQDDLEEMKAMLPAALGRRVLLVSGRDLHWYGIHMVEGLRALNARLSRLRAAVV